The DNA sequence GAACGCATTCGCCAGCTACTCAACATTTCCGCGATCAGGTTGCGACTGGATGCATTGTCATCAACGACCAGCACTCGCAGCCCCTCCATTCCGCCAACCGCCAATGCATCAGAACCTTGGTCCGGTGCAGCTGCCACCCTGAAACGCGCTGTAAAGAAGAAGGTCGTTCCTTGGCCTTCGTGGCTTTCGAGCCAGATCCGGCCTCCCATCAGTTGCACCAGTCGCGAAGCAATCGCCAAGCCCAATCCGGTGCCGCCGTACTTACGCGTCATGCTATTATCAGCTTGCTCGAAAGCCGCGAAAATTGCG is a window from the bacterium genome containing:
- a CDS encoding histidine kinase: MDEADFEFRESVGDMIKALALRAHSKGLELALQIAPSIPIWVHGDPNRLRQVIVNLVGNAIKFTASGEVILRVESEAIHGDRVMLRFAVVDTGIGIAANRRDAIFAAFEQADNSMTRKYGGTGLGLAIASRLVQLMGGRIWLESHEGQGTTFFFTARFRVAAAPDQGSDALAVGGMEGLRVLVVDDNASSRNLIAEMLSSWRMRS